From a single Gimesia fumaroli genomic region:
- a CDS encoding bifunctional nuclease family protein yields MLVEMELSRIIISEIGDQQVIYLREVNGERIFPILIGIFEATTIDRRVNQEFAPQRPLTHDLLKNTIESLGGTLKDIVITHLEDHTYYAVLRVDQDGELVEIDSRPSDAIALSIHYDPPLPIYVHESVLEQTAK; encoded by the coding sequence TTGCTAGTTGAAATGGAGTTGTCTCGCATTATTATCAGCGAGATTGGTGATCAGCAGGTCATTTACCTGCGTGAAGTGAATGGCGAGCGGATCTTTCCGATTTTGATTGGAATTTTCGAAGCCACCACCATTGATCGACGTGTGAATCAGGAGTTCGCTCCACAGCGTCCTTTAACGCATGACCTCTTGAAAAACACCATCGAATCATTGGGGGGCACTCTCAAAGATATCGTCATCACGCATCTGGAAGACCACACCTACTATGCCGTGCTGCGAGTTGATCAGGACGGCGAGCTGGTCGAAATCGACAGTCGCCCCAGCGATGCGATTGCTCTCTCCATCCACTATGATCCGCCCCTGCCGATTTATGTGCATGAATCCGTTCTGGAACAGACTGCAAAATAA
- a CDS encoding sugar phosphate isomerase family, protein MDLMSTIAGSMMEGYFPAGWDLAKIDQCMSADPTSITDRQSWWHEGFEPVMCGSVTDFDTIMGHEIALTIKQSRDAGEKLALILPVGPMGMYRWAVFFLKEWGVSCDHVYGFNMDEWSDAEGNTLPANNPGAFQYAMQEAFYGPLGDLTVPENQRHFATADVLPTYAEKIGELKSAGAKLGVIFGIGRVCHIAFWEPHFAGEFNSEEEWKAQTHRIGAKLHPLTIEQNAVTSFKSRTTLVPAYANTIGPGCFLNADKIIGGCDGIFSRGMQWQGMSVWMTLRHEPTSWIPSTYMTTQPGRLIILDELAGPLVAECN, encoded by the coding sequence ATGGATTTAATGAGTACAATTGCCGGTTCGATGATGGAAGGTTATTTTCCAGCCGGTTGGGATCTGGCCAAAATTGATCAATGTATGAGTGCCGATCCAACATCGATTACAGACCGCCAGTCCTGGTGGCACGAAGGCTTTGAGCCGGTAATGTGCGGAAGTGTGACCGATTTCGATACGATAATGGGGCATGAAATTGCGTTGACGATTAAACAGTCACGCGATGCCGGCGAGAAGCTGGCTCTGATTTTGCCCGTAGGACCGATGGGCATGTATCGCTGGGCCGTCTTCTTTCTGAAAGAATGGGGTGTCTCCTGCGACCACGTTTATGGATTCAATATGGATGAGTGGAGCGACGCTGAAGGAAATACTCTGCCAGCAAACAATCCGGGAGCCTTCCAATACGCGATGCAGGAAGCCTTCTATGGTCCTCTCGGCGACTTGACCGTTCCGGAAAATCAAAGACACTTCGCGACAGCAGATGTTCTGCCGACCTATGCAGAAAAAATTGGTGAACTGAAGTCAGCCGGCGCCAAGCTGGGAGTGATCTTTGGAATTGGCCGCGTCTGTCATATTGCGTTCTGGGAACCGCACTTTGCAGGCGAATTCAATTCCGAAGAAGAATGGAAAGCACAAACGCACCGTATCGGTGCGAAACTGCATCCGCTGACGATTGAGCAAAATGCGGTCACCAGTTTCAAGAGCCGCACGACTCTGGTTCCCGCTTACGCCAACACAATTGGTCCCGGCTGTTTTCTGAACGCCGACAAGATCATTGGCGGCTGTGATGGAATCTTTTCGAGGGGCATGCAGTGGCAGGGCATGAGTGTCTGGATGACGTTACGACACGAACCGACCAGCTGGATTCCTTCCACTTACATGACGACTCAGCCTGGTCGCCTGATTATTCTGGATGAACTCGCCGGTCCGCTGGTGGCGGAATGTAACTAG